The DNA sequence AACTGAAAAATAATTTCAAAGGCAATAAATACGATGTTTTCAACTATCCCAGGTAGGTCATCTATATGAATAAAGTTTGTTTTAAGAATAAAATCAAACCTAAGTAAGATAGATAAAACCGTTGCAACATTGTATAAGAATACATCTATAATAAGCTTAGCAAAAGTAATTGTAATAGTCAATTTATTTCTTAAGATTTTTTCAAACAACTTTCTCAAAGTTTCTTAACCTCAAAAATAACTTCTTTTAAATTCTTAACAACATAGTCAACTTCTTCTTCGGTAAGAGTTGTATAAAAAGGCAAAGCAATCGTTCGCTCAGAAACAAATTCGGTAATAGGAAAATCCCCTTTTTTATAGCCAAATTGCTCTACATAAAAAGGTTGAAGGTGAATTGCTTCGAAATAGTTCCGAGTTTGAATACCTCTTTTTTCAAGTTTATCAATGATAATATTTCTTTTATTTTCGTCGAAATCATCTTGAAGCCTAATTACATAAACAAACCAACTCATTTTTGTTGTATTAGGACTTATATATGGAGTTATTACTTCTTCTACCTCTGAAAGTTTTTTAGAATACATTTTGGCAACAGCATCTCTTAATTCTATAATTTTATTAAGTCTATTAAGTTGAGAAATTCCCAACGCACAGTTTACATCTGAAATCCTATAGTTATAGCCAAGGCGAGTATGATAAAGCCAGCTTTCATCTTCTCCTCTTCCTTGGTTTCGCATACTCCTTGAAAGTTT is a window from the Caldisericaceae bacterium genome containing:
- a CDS encoding DegT/DnrJ/EryC1/StrS family aminotransferase, which codes for AGSFGVAGAFAFYPNKQVTTGEGGVILTDDENIYKLSRSMRNQGRGEDESWLYHTRLGYNYRISDVNCALGISQLNRLNKIIELRDAVAKMYSKKLSEVEEVITPYISPNTTKMSWFVYVIRLQDDFDENKRNIIIDKLEKRGIQTRNYFEAIHLQPFYVEQFGYKKGDFPITEFVSERTIALPFYTTLTEEEVDYVVKNLKEVIFEVKKL